The following proteins come from a genomic window of Synechococcus sp. BIOS-E4-1:
- the dxs gene encoding 1-deoxy-D-xylulose-5-phosphate synthase, with protein MHLSDLSHPNQLHGLSVAELEDVAAQIRQRHLEVVSNSGGHLGPGLGVVELTLALYQTLDLDRDRVVWDVGHQAYPHKLITGRYADFDSLRQKGGVAGYLKRSESTFDHFGAGHASTSISAALGMAMARDRLGQDHKCVAVIGDGALTGGMALEAINHAGHMPNTPLLVVLNDNDMSISPPVGALSSHLNRMRLSPPMQFLSGSVEESMRHLPFMGGDLPAELNRLKGSMRRLAVPKLGAVFEELGFTYMGPVDGHDIAEMMRTFQEAHRVGGPVLVHVLTTKGKGYPYAEADQVGYHAQSAFDLNTGKARPSKTPKPPSYSKVFGQTLVKICEQNPRVVGITAAMATGTGLDLLQKALPDQYIDVGIAEQHAVTLSAGMASDGLRPVVAIYSTFLQRAYDQLIHDVGIQKLPVTFVLDRAGVVGADGPTHQGQYDISYMRSIPNFTVMAPRDEAELQRMLVSSLKHDGPCAIRIPRGPGEGVPLMEEGWEPLPIGCGEVLRTGDDLVIVAYGAMNAKAMATAELLAAQGIQATVVNARFLRPLDTELLHPLAKRIGRLVTMEEGSLEGGFGSAVIESLQESELHLPVMRLGIPDVLVDHATPQQSFETLGLLPDQMAERIRERFNFISTQIQNSSETGVEIPSVRS; from the coding sequence ATGCACCTGAGCGATCTATCGCATCCCAATCAGCTGCATGGTCTATCCGTGGCCGAGCTTGAAGATGTTGCGGCCCAAATCCGTCAGCGGCACCTGGAAGTTGTGTCCAATAGCGGTGGTCACCTCGGTCCCGGTCTTGGGGTTGTTGAACTCACTCTCGCCCTGTATCAAACCCTGGATCTGGACCGTGATCGCGTGGTCTGGGACGTTGGCCACCAGGCCTATCCCCACAAACTGATCACAGGTCGCTACGCCGATTTCGATTCGCTCAGACAAAAGGGTGGCGTGGCGGGATATCTCAAACGCTCAGAGAGCACATTCGACCATTTCGGCGCAGGTCACGCCAGCACCTCCATCTCAGCTGCACTGGGAATGGCCATGGCCCGGGACAGGCTTGGCCAGGATCACAAATGCGTTGCAGTGATCGGGGACGGAGCACTCACCGGTGGAATGGCCCTTGAGGCCATCAATCATGCCGGTCATATGCCCAACACCCCATTGTTGGTGGTGCTCAACGACAATGACATGTCCATTTCCCCGCCGGTCGGTGCGCTCTCAAGTCATCTGAATCGGATGAGGCTCAGCCCTCCAATGCAGTTTCTGTCGGGGAGCGTTGAAGAAAGCATGCGTCATCTCCCGTTCATGGGCGGTGATCTCCCGGCTGAACTCAACCGACTCAAGGGCAGCATGCGTCGTCTGGCGGTGCCCAAGCTCGGTGCCGTCTTCGAAGAACTTGGCTTCACCTATATGGGGCCAGTCGATGGTCACGACATCGCAGAGATGATGAGAACGTTCCAGGAAGCTCACCGTGTTGGTGGTCCAGTTCTGGTGCATGTGCTCACCACCAAAGGCAAGGGCTACCCCTACGCGGAGGCCGATCAGGTGGGTTATCACGCTCAGTCGGCTTTTGACCTGAACACCGGCAAGGCCCGACCGAGCAAAACTCCAAAACCTCCCAGCTACAGCAAGGTTTTCGGACAGACCCTGGTCAAAATCTGCGAGCAGAACCCCCGAGTTGTCGGAATTACAGCGGCAATGGCCACCGGCACGGGTCTGGACTTGCTGCAGAAAGCTTTGCCGGATCAATACATTGACGTCGGCATCGCTGAGCAACATGCGGTGACCCTGTCAGCTGGAATGGCTTCCGATGGTCTTCGCCCTGTTGTGGCCATTTACAGCACCTTCCTGCAAAGGGCCTACGACCAGTTGATCCACGATGTGGGGATTCAGAAACTGCCGGTCACATTCGTGCTGGACCGTGCAGGCGTCGTCGGTGCCGATGGCCCAACCCACCAGGGCCAGTACGACATCAGCTACATGCGCTCCATCCCCAACTTCACGGTGATGGCTCCAAGGGATGAGGCTGAACTCCAACGCATGCTGGTCAGCTCACTCAAGCACGACGGACCCTGTGCAATCCGGATTCCGAGGGGCCCTGGCGAAGGCGTTCCTCTCATGGAGGAGGGTTGGGAACCGCTTCCGATCGGTTGTGGCGAAGTCCTGCGCACCGGTGATGATCTGGTGATCGTGGCCTATGGCGCCATGAATGCCAAAGCGATGGCGACAGCTGAACTCCTTGCCGCTCAGGGGATCCAGGCCACGGTCGTCAATGCTCGATTCCTCAGACCTCTCGATACAGAATTGCTGCACCCACTGGCCAAGCGCATCGGTCGACTGGTCACCATGGAGGAAGGGTCACTGGAAGGCGGCTTTGGTTCCGCTGTGATTGAGTCCCTTCAGGAATCAGAACTCCATCTGCCTGTGATGAGGCTGGGAATTCCAGATGTTCTGGTGGACCATGCCACGCCACAGCAGAGTTTCGAAACGCTTGGCCTGCTGCCTGATCAGATGGCCGAGAGAATCCGAGAACGCTTCAACTTCATCAGCACTCAGATTCAGAACAGTTCAGAAACTGGCGTTGAAATCCCATCAGTGCGCAGCTGA